The DNA sequence CTCCTTCCTTTCCTCCCTGTCAGGGACTCCTATCTCGATTTCCCTGTCAAAGCGGCCCGGCCTTCTGAGTGCAGGGTCAAGGGCGTCGGGTCTGTTGGTTGCACCTATGACAACAACCTGGCCCCTGCTCTTGAGGCCGTCCATCAGGGTGAGGAGCTGGGCAACGATCCTCCTTTCAACCTCTCCGCTCACGTCTTCCCTTTTGGGCGCTATGGCGTCTATCTCATCGATGAATATGATTGATGGAGCGTTCTCTTCTGCTTCCTCGAAGAATTCCCTGAGCCTCTCCTCGGACCCCCCGACGTATTTGCTCATTATCTCGGGCCCGTTGATGGCTATGAAGTGGGCGTCGCTCTCGTTGGCAACGGCCTTCGCCAGGAGTGTTTTACCTGTTCCTGGTGGTCCGTGCATGAGGACACCCTTTGGTGGTGTTATTCCAAGCCTTTCGAAGAGTTCCGGTCTCTTGAGGGGGATCTCTATCATTTCCCGGACCTTTTTGACCTCCTCCTTGAGGCCCCCGATGTCCTCGTAGGTGACATCAACGAGGTTCTTGACGCCCTCGAGTTTGCTGACGTCCACGGGTTTTTGCTGCATCTCGACCTGTGTTGAGGGTGTTACACGCACAACACCTGCGGGACTTGTTGATACGACGGCCAGTTTGATCTCTCCGAGGGGTGATATGTCCATGAAGTCCCTGAAGAACTCGTCGAAGAGTCCGCCGCCGGATATATGCTGTCTGATACCTGATACTATTATGTCTCCCTTAACAAGTACCCTGTTGAGGAATGCTGATCTTATGTCCCCCCTTATTATGACCTCCTGGTCCACTGGGGCCAGAACGACCTTCTGGGCGTCCTTAACGTCGGCCCTTCTGACTGTCACCTCTTCGCCTATGGATGCGCCGGCGTTTTTACGGAGGTATCCGTCTATCCTTATTATTCCGAGTCCTATGTCGGACTGTGATGATACTACCGTTGCAGCTGTCAGTTTTTTGCCCTCTATTTCAATTATGTCTCCATCCGAAAGACCCAGTTTTTCCATGCATGCAGGGTCCACACGGGCTATTCCCCTCCCGACGTCCTGCTGGGCCAGGGCCTCTGCAACCTTTAATTTTATCTCTTTTTTTGTCATACAACCCACCTCTTTATGATTATTATTATGATTCCGGTTGATATTTAATTTAACCGGAATATTCTAGTAAATTTAGGTTACTATAATACATGTACAGGTAATCATATATAAATGTTTCGGTAAAGTTTATATACTATTAGATGGATTTTGTGCGATGTGGTATTAAACAGAGTTACACAGAAAGGGTCAGGATCACCTTATTGAGGCACCGATACCCCTCAGAAACACCCAGAATCTCCTCATAACACTCCCTGTCAAACACCTTAACTCTGAGGGTTAAGCTGAAATGATCAGGGGGTATCTGGGGCCCACGGTAAAGGTCAACAATTTTCACATCAACCACACAGTCAAGCAGACCAATCAGGTGTGCTATGACCTCTGGATCCACGGAATCAGAAAAAACAGCAGATACATCATAGACCCTCAGATCAAGGTTTTCGACCTTCCAGCGGCGGAGTTCCTCCTCTGACAGCACCCTGATGTTGGAGATCTTGAACTTCATGACCCTCTTACCGGACCTCAGCATGGCATAGTCAGGTGTAACAGACTCAAGTACACCAACATGTACCCTGCCTGAATAGATGTGCTTGATGCCAATCTCCTGACCAACAGAGTTCCTCAGCACAATCAGTTCCTGATTAAGTGCCTCTATGGCCTTATCTGATCGGCCGAGTGATGCCTCCACGTCATCTATGTTCTTGGCTGCAAGGCCCATCCCTGCCACAAAGTCATCCATTCGCCCATCCCTCAGCATCTCGTTTAGCCTGGTAGCAGTTCTCAGGAAACAATCACGCATCTCCTGCCCGTAGGTGTTGTGGGTCTGGATCGAGTAGGCAAGGTAGGGGTTCTGGGCCACTATCCTGGCTATCGTATCTATCATAAGGTTGTAGATTGGGCTTGCAAACTTACGGGATTCCCTTATGTCAACACCCTCAGCCTCCAGTGTGGCTGCTATGCTTATGTAGGCGAAGTGTGTGAGGACCTGAACAACACTCATCATACGGTCATGGGTGGATGGGTCGGTGACTATCACACGGGCCTTTCTCTCCTCAAGGAACCGGATCACATCATCAAGCCAGGGGTTATCCCCGGAGGGTGTTAGGACGACTACCTGCCCCTCAAGGGATGATACACGGGGTCCAAACATGGGATGGGCCGGGATGTAGTGGGCGCCCCTGGCTATGAACCTCTCCATGACCCTGGCTGGCTCCTCCTTGACTGAGGTCACATCCATGAGGAGTCCGCCCTCCCTTACATGGGGCGCAACCTCCCTGAGGACATCCGAGGTCACCTCTATCGGGACGGATACAACCACAACATCGGCCAGTGAGGCAGCCCTCACATTGTCACGGCAGTACTTCGCACCTATCCTTCCGGCGGCTGATCTGCCAGTATCAGGGTCCCTCCCGGTGATTATGACCCTGAAGCCCTCCTTCCTCAGGAACCTGGCTATCCAGTATCCAAGTTCACGGGTACCCCCTATGATGCTGATAATCATCTTACCTACCGTTTCATTATCCATGACATCAAGTACTCACAGCCTATCCACATCATTCCTGAAGGCCTTAACAGCTATGTAACCTCCGATACTTCCAAGGAGGAGGCTGATGGCACATACAATCAAGAATCCCACTGACAGACTGAACACATCAGGTCCAACAAGTCCAGCGATTCTTCCAGGCATCTCTGGCCCGAATATCATCCCGGAGGCAAAGCTGAGAACAGCAAGTATGAGGGATGCGGTACCCCCCTCCCCGGCGCTTCTCCTATCTGGCCTTGTGAGGTAGGTTGCCAGAAAGCCGGTGAAGGTGTAAACAAACAGTCCATCGATGAAGAAGAGCATCACAAACCCGGCGATTATACTGAGGAAGATTGCAGTTCCAGATCCATAGTCACCCATCACATTACACTCCGAAGCCTTCCATGAGAATACTCCTAGTTTTATAATAGCATTCTTATATATTATCATTAACTCCGCCAATGATTTTTCAGGGTGAATCCATGAGGATAGTTGAAGAGGATGAGAAGAACGGTGTCATTGAACTCGTACCCGAAACCCTTGATGATCTCTGGCACCTCTCACACATAATAGAGGAGGGAGACCTCCTATCAGCCAGGACCACGAGGAGGATACAGGATACCAGTGGAGAGAAGATAAGAAGTGACAGGGGAGTTAAAAAGACATTTTACCTCGGGATAAGGGTGGAAACTGTCAGCTTCCACATCTACACCGGTAGACTGAGGGCCACCGGCGTTATAGAGAGAGGTCCTGAGGACCTTGTACCCATGGGCTCCCACCACACCCTTGAGGTAAAACTCAACACACCCCTGAGGATCCAGAAGGAGCACTGGAGCAGATGGACACTTAAGAGGCTCAGGATGGCTGTAAGGGCATCAAAGAATCTGAAGGCAATCATACTTGTAATGGAGGATGATGTCGCTGAACTGGGCCTCATAAGACAGTACGGGGTGGAGTACAGGGGCCCCATAACAGGCCACATTCCTGGTAAGAGAATACAGCAGAGGGACCGGGGTAAACTGAGGCGGGAATTCTATGAGAGCATCGTGGAGTCACTCCAGAAGTATGGAGACCTTGAGACAATCATAATAGCGGGACCAGGCTTTTACAAGTCAGATTTCTATGACTACCTCATGGAGAGGTATCCTGAAATCGCAAAGAAGGCGGTACTTGAGAACACCGGGACCGGGGGGCGCGCCGGCATATCCGAGGTCCTTAGGAAGGGGACGGTTGAAAGGGTATCATCAGAGAAGAGGATAGCCTCTGAGATAAGGAACGTTAACGAGTTCCTTGAGAAGCTGGCCAGGGACCCTGACTCCGTTGTCTATGGTAAGGTTGAGGTTATGGATGCCATTAACATGGGGGCCGTTGAGAAGCTCCTGGTACTGGACAGGGTTGTTAGCAGGGAGGACATTGAGGGCTACCTCGACATGGTTGAGAGCATGGGCGGTTCCGTGGTACTCATAAGCAGTGAACACGAGGGTGGAAAGCAGCTGGAATCACTGGGAGGCCTGGCAGGGATTCTAAGATTCAAGATCCAGTGACTTCAGGGGGATTCAGAATGTTCAGGAGACTTGAGGATCGATGCAGGGGATGTGGAAACTGCCGCGAACTGAAATGCAGTGAAAACTGCACTGGCTGCAGGGCATGCCTCCTTGTATGTCCTGAGGACGCGATCCTGCCAGGGGAGCCTGAAACTAAAGAATATACGGTAGCAGTGAATGGGAGGGATGTCAGATCAGGAGGCACAGTTGGAGATGCCCTGGAGGGGGCGGGCCTTAGAAGGGCTATGATTCCGGGTGAGGGGGATGTATTCTCACCCTGCGCGTCCGGGGCCTGCCTTGCCTGCAGTGTATCCATTGATGGCTGCATCGCACCATCCTGTGTAACACCCCTCTCTGAGGGCATGGTCATAGAGACGGCACCGGAACCTCCACTCAGGTATGTGAGCAGCTTTGGTCCCCACACAGCCGGTGGAGTTGGAACTCCATTTTCTGAGAAGACAGGGGCTCCCGTTGAGGTGGTGTGCTTCACCCATGGCTGCAACCTGAGATGTCCCCAGTGTCAGAACAGTCAGGTTGCATTCACATCACAGGGAAACCTGCTTGACCCCCATGAAACAGCAGGGATCCTCATGGGCCTTGAATCCATCTACAGGACTGGCACTGTCACAATATCTGGCGGTGAATGCACCCTCAACAGGACATGGCTCTCCACAACCATCAGGGCAATCAGGGAACTTAAAGGGGATGTTAACGTCCATGTTGACACCAACGGAACCATTCTTACCCCTGAATATCTGGATGAACTCCTGGATTCAGGAATGAACCGTATAGGGATTGACCTCAAGGGTCTCAGGCCTGAGACCTTCATGGAGATATCAGGGCTGCATGATGAGAAAACCGCCAGGGTTTACCTTGAGAATTCATGGAATGCATTCAGGTACCTTTCAGAGAATCACCGGGACATCTTCATGGGCCTGGGGGTGCCCTACAGCAGGTCACTCATATCCATGGATGAGCTCTCAGCCATGGCCTCAAGGATATCATCCATAAACAGGGACGTTCAGGTAACCGTCCTGGATTACAGACCCGAATTCAGGCGCAGGGATATTGAGAGACCATCTGAGGATGAGATGATGAGGGTGAAGGATGTGATGATTGATGAGGGCCTAAGGAACGTTGTGGTCCAGACATCAGCGGGTTTCAGGTGATCTGGAATGGATGCGCTATTCATACTGCATGCTTCACAGGATCCCGGCTCCATAATGGTGGCTGCATTCACTGTAGCTGCACTGACACCTCTCATGGCGGCTCTCATATCACGTATGAGGGATTCGAACCTCTACACTGATGTGAGGGGAGGAACACCACGGGGCACGGGTCTGGTGCCCTGGATTGTACTCTCTGTCTTCATGCCAGAGCCCCTGAGGTCACCTGTTGTCATCATGGGCCTCCTGGCCTTCATCGATGACCTCTCAGGAAGGAGAAGGATCCGTGACCTTCCAGTTGAGTGGGGTCAGCTCTCAAGGGGCCTTGGTATCATAGCGGTCACCATCCTCACATACCCCATCATGGGACCGGCCGCCCTCCTGGTGGCCCTCATGATACAGCCCCTTAACATTGCAGATATGCAGCCTGGTGTTGCATGCAGCCTGACAGTAATCATGTCCCTCCTGGCAGCAGCCATTGCATTCGCGGCTGGTTCAGACATCTACCTACCCCTCCTGGTACTGGCTGTATGCGCTGCCTACTCCCCCCTGGATTACCTGGGAAGGATAATGATGGGTGAGGTCGGAAACCACAGCTTTGCAGTGGCCCTGGGACTTGCATTCTACGTCGCCGGAGGCGCATGGTCAGTTCTCATGCTCTTTCTCACAGCCCCCCTCGTCACAGCCATCCTCAGGAGGGGGAACCTCACAGGGTTCCTTGAGGAGAAAATCGGAATTGAAAACCCAACTTCGGCGACCTCTACATGGATGTAATGACTGGCGGAGGCCTGGGGGATCTTCTGAGGAGAATTTTACTTGGAAGAAGAAGTTTCAGGGTTGATAACCGGGTTTTAATCGCAGTGGGTGTGAGGAGGCTTCTCTTCAATCCGTATGCATCTCATGGATCAGAAAATCGGTGATTTAACCATCAGCTAAGTCGCCTTGACTTTATTATGGATACTATGAGTGCGAGGGCTATCAGAAAACTCACAGCAAAACCGAATATCCCGAGGAAGGGGAACTTCTCGAGTATGAGGGCCTCCCGGGGGATCGTGACCAGCGATGAACCTATTATGAGTGCCGATACGAGCATGGCAACCGATATCCTGTTGGTCGACCGTTCAATCCGCACCGATATCTCGTCAAGGTTCCGGTGTTCCAGTTCCATCTTCAATTTACCCTCCTCCAGCTTCTGGAGGGCGCTTATCAGGCCACGGGGGAGATCATTCATTATGTGCTCCAGTTCAATGATGGCCGCGGGCACCTCATCAAGGTTCCTCAGGGGGTTGAGCCGGTTTCTTATCAGTTTATGGGTCATCTCCCATGCAACCGCAAGGCCATTGAACCTTGGATCAAGCCTCTCACCCAGGTCCTCTGCCATGCTCATGACCCTTGCAAGCAGCACGAAGTCACGG is a window from the Methanothermobacter thermautotrophicus str. Delta H genome containing:
- a CDS encoding CDC48 family AAA ATPase; its protein translation is MTKKEIKLKVAEALAQQDVGRGIARVDPACMEKLGLSDGDIIEIEGKKLTAATVVSSQSDIGLGIIRIDGYLRKNAGASIGEEVTVRRADVKDAQKVVLAPVDQEVIIRGDIRSAFLNRVLVKGDIIVSGIRQHISGGGLFDEFFRDFMDISPLGEIKLAVVSTSPAGVVRVTPSTQVEMQQKPVDVSKLEGVKNLVDVTYEDIGGLKEEVKKVREMIEIPLKRPELFERLGITPPKGVLMHGPPGTGKTLLAKAVANESDAHFIAINGPEIMSKYVGGSEERLREFFEEAEENAPSIIFIDEIDAIAPKREDVSGEVERRIVAQLLTLMDGLKSRGQVVVIGATNRPDALDPALRRPGRFDREIEIGVPDREERKEILQIHTRGMPLADDVDLDELAEITHGFVGADLESLCKESAMRVLRRVLPEIKADEEIPKEVLKKMVVTRADFKDALKEIQPSALREVLVQVPNVSWDDIGGLEGAKQELREAVEWPLKYPDRFKKFGIRPPKGILLHGSPGTGKTLLAKAVANESQANFIAVKGPELLSKWVGESEKGVREVFRKARQTAPTVIFFDEIDSIASVRSGSTADSGVTQRVVNQLLTEIDGLEELQDVAVIAATNRPDILDPALLRPGRFDRHVKVEDPDKEARLAIFRVHTKDMPLADDVDLEKLAEKTEGYVGADIEAVCREAAMLTLRDNMDAEEVSMKYFLEAMEKVKPKGGVEEQVQYH
- a CDS encoding prephenate dehydrogenase, translating into MDNETVGKMIISIIGGTRELGYWIARFLRKEGFRVIITGRDPDTGRSAAGRIGAKYCRDNVRAASLADVVVVSVPIEVTSDVLREVAPHVREGGLLMDVTSVKEEPARVMERFIARGAHYIPAHPMFGPRVSSLEGQVVVLTPSGDNPWLDDVIRFLEERKARVIVTDPSTHDRMMSVVQVLTHFAYISIAATLEAEGVDIRESRKFASPIYNLMIDTIARIVAQNPYLAYSIQTHNTYGQEMRDCFLRTATRLNEMLRDGRMDDFVAGMGLAAKNIDDVEASLGRSDKAIEALNQELIVLRNSVGQEIGIKHIYSGRVHVGVLESVTPDYAMLRSGKRVMKFKISNIRVLSEEELRRWKVENLDLRVYDVSAVFSDSVDPEVIAHLIGLLDCVVDVKIVDLYRGPQIPPDHFSLTLRVKVFDRECYEEILGVSEGYRCLNKVILTLSV
- a CDS encoding mRNA surveillance protein pelota; the protein is MRIVEEDEKNGVIELVPETLDDLWHLSHIIEEGDLLSARTTRRIQDTSGEKIRSDRGVKKTFYLGIRVETVSFHIYTGRLRATGVIERGPEDLVPMGSHHTLEVKLNTPLRIQKEHWSRWTLKRLRMAVRASKNLKAIILVMEDDVAELGLIRQYGVEYRGPITGHIPGKRIQQRDRGKLRREFYESIVESLQKYGDLETIIIAGPGFYKSDFYDYLMERYPEIAKKAVLENTGTGGRAGISEVLRKGTVERVSSEKRIASEIRNVNEFLEKLARDPDSVVYGKVEVMDAINMGAVEKLLVLDRVVSREDIEGYLDMVESMGGSVVLISSEHEGGKQLESLGGLAGILRFKIQ
- a CDS encoding radical SAM protein yields the protein MFRRLEDRCRGCGNCRELKCSENCTGCRACLLVCPEDAILPGEPETKEYTVAVNGRDVRSGGTVGDALEGAGLRRAMIPGEGDVFSPCASGACLACSVSIDGCIAPSCVTPLSEGMVIETAPEPPLRYVSSFGPHTAGGVGTPFSEKTGAPVEVVCFTHGCNLRCPQCQNSQVAFTSQGNLLDPHETAGILMGLESIYRTGTVTISGGECTLNRTWLSTTIRAIRELKGDVNVHVDTNGTILTPEYLDELLDSGMNRIGIDLKGLRPETFMEISGLHDEKTARVYLENSWNAFRYLSENHRDIFMGLGVPYSRSLISMDELSAMASRISSINRDVQVTVLDYRPEFRRRDIERPSEDEMMRVKDVMIDEGLRNVVVQTSAGFR